In a genomic window of Deinococcus roseus:
- a CDS encoding M24 family metallopeptidase codes for MSDSETLRVQDIQQKTALVRALLQENGAAAVRFRGIEWFGWITAGGSSAVLQTVEGGCAEVLITSTDFIVLTDEIEAPRIRDEELPAGTQIHAVPWTEGHLQQQFVQEKVGTGQVLSDRPGPGEHPLPESFYLHRHHLTEHDIQRYRLLGRLSAEALSETLRQATPDLTEDQLSALGAKALRDRGLDVGLIQVAGDRRLQLYRHLPPQNIPLGHQAMVSFCARQGGLWVSLTRFVAFQPLGREQQTRHQKLQAIEAVLLQETRPGSTMDHLYQTLKQTYQTHGEPQAIREHHQGGLTGYGCRERIATPGDAYTLQGPQAFAWNPSLTGAKLEDTVLMHEDGTLEVLTLDPEWPMQVVEGLPRPIVWQHLIPQNA; via the coding sequence ATGAGCGATTCCGAGACCCTCAGGGTGCAGGACATCCAGCAGAAGACTGCTCTTGTGCGTGCCCTGCTGCAAGAAAATGGAGCTGCCGCTGTGCGCTTCCGGGGCATCGAGTGGTTCGGCTGGATCACTGCTGGCGGGTCCAGTGCCGTGTTGCAAACCGTGGAAGGTGGCTGTGCAGAGGTGCTGATCACCTCCACAGATTTCATTGTGCTGACCGATGAAATCGAGGCCCCCAGAATCCGCGATGAAGAACTCCCGGCAGGCACCCAGATCCACGCTGTTCCCTGGACCGAGGGCCACCTGCAACAACAATTTGTGCAAGAAAAAGTTGGGACAGGACAGGTCCTCAGTGACCGCCCCGGACCCGGTGAACATCCCCTCCCTGAAAGCTTTTACCTGCACAGACACCACCTGACCGAACACGACATCCAGCGTTACCGCCTTCTGGGTCGCCTCAGTGCAGAAGCCCTGTCTGAGACCCTCAGGCAGGCCACCCCGGACCTCACCGAAGACCAGCTTTCCGCTCTGGGCGCAAAAGCCCTCAGGGACAGAGGGCTCGATGTGGGCCTCATCCAGGTGGCAGGAGACCGCAGGTTGCAGCTGTACCGCCACCTTCCTCCACAGAACATTCCACTGGGACATCAGGCCATGGTGTCCTTCTGTGCCCGGCAGGGGGGCCTGTGGGTGAGCCTGACCCGCTTTGTGGCTTTTCAACCGCTGGGCAGGGAACAGCAAACCAGACACCAGAAACTGCAGGCCATCGAAGCTGTGCTGCTGCAGGAAACCCGCCCAGGCAGCACCATGGACCACCTGTATCAGACCTTAAAGCAAACCTACCAGACCCACGGAGAGCCCCAGGCCATCCGTGAACACCACCAGGGTGGACTGACCGGGTACGGCTGTCGGGAACGCATCGCCACCCCTGGAGATGCCTACACCCTGCAAGGTCCCCAGGCTTTCGCCTGGAACCCCAGCCTCACCGGAGCCAAACTCGAAGACACTGTGCTGATGCACGAGGACGGCACCCTGGAAGTGCTGACCCTGGATCCTGAATGGCCCATGCAGGTGGTGGAGGGTCTGCCCAGACCCATCGTGTGGCAACACCTCATTCCCCAGAACGCCTGA
- a CDS encoding glycoside hydrolase family 43 protein — translation MKKLFLNGMALLTLAGCAQAEKHVKYQNPVLNINFPDPFVLKTSEGYYAYATNGEGRDIQMAFSKDLVNWEVKGDALGGLPFWAQGGLTWAPEVIQNEGKYLMYYTLRDRESNYQCISIAESDSPAGPFKDTSDKPLICQADEGGSIDASPFRDQNGDLYLYWKNDGNAIGFLTYIYGQKLSKDGKTLLDKPVQLIHNRELWEGNLVEAPTMHYQEGYYYLLFSASDFASDLYGVGYAVGKSPLGEFKKFEDNPIVYSVGEVAGPGHQTVTTDDAGNTWLVYHAWTAGFTGDDVGKRTMRIDPIQFKDGKVSFKEPTLSEQEGPVIK, via the coding sequence ATGAAAAAGCTTTTCTTGAACGGCATGGCCCTGCTGACCCTGGCAGGCTGCGCCCAGGCGGAGAAACACGTGAAATACCAGAACCCCGTCCTCAACATCAATTTCCCCGACCCTTTCGTGCTGAAAACCAGTGAAGGCTACTACGCCTACGCCACCAACGGCGAGGGCAGAGACATCCAGATGGCCTTCAGCAAAGACCTCGTGAACTGGGAGGTCAAAGGGGATGCCCTGGGTGGCCTGCCGTTCTGGGCACAGGGCGGTCTGACCTGGGCCCCCGAAGTGATCCAGAATGAAGGCAAATACCTGATGTACTACACCTTGCGGGACAGGGAGAGCAATTACCAGTGCATCAGCATTGCTGAATCGGACAGCCCTGCAGGTCCTTTCAAGGACACCTCAGACAAACCCCTGATCTGTCAGGCCGATGAAGGAGGCAGCATCGACGCCAGCCCCTTCCGGGACCAGAACGGCGACCTCTACCTGTACTGGAAGAACGATGGCAACGCCATCGGGTTCCTGACCTACATCTACGGTCAGAAACTGTCCAAAGACGGCAAGACATTGCTGGACAAACCCGTGCAGCTCATCCACAACCGGGAACTCTGGGAAGGCAACCTGGTGGAAGCCCCCACCATGCATTACCAGGAGGGGTATTACTACCTGCTGTTCTCGGCCAGTGATTTTGCCAGCGATCTGTACGGGGTGGGTTACGCCGTTGGAAAAAGCCCTCTGGGGGAATTCAAAAAATTTGAAGACAACCCCATCGTGTACTCGGTGGGCGAGGTGGCCGGACCCGGACACCAGACCGTCACCACCGACGATGCAGGCAACACCTGGCTGGTTTATCACGCCTGGACCGCAGGATTCACCGGAGATGATGTGGGCAAACGCACCATGCGCATCGATCCCATCCAGTTCAAAGACGGCAAGGTGAGCTTCAAGGAACCCACCCTCTCTGAACAGGAAGGTCCAGTGATCAAATGA
- a CDS encoding family 1 glycosylhydrolase — translation MSTFWWGVGIENTSMPDMGVNELLMTDHQNHWREDLQKAKDLGVQFIRHGLPWDMQHPEKDRYDWSWTDQVISEMQALGLTPIWDLIHFGTPAWLENGFLNPDYPAELARYARDFAARYPQITLFTPFNEPYICAFFRGGNGTWPPYGTSARTFVDLLVPIIESIRQTVQSIQQVNPSAQFWLNDGADGFRALDAGVQSLADELTQYRFIALDVLLGKANVDSWTAKFLLQNGVSQNWLDSFLEAPVQIDMIGLDYYPGSEHVIFTPRGPKPASDWGRRTDYRLDADSTPPGLGETLRLYHQRYQKPVYVAETSSDRDQQEWLNYSTSEVARVRAEGIEVVAYTWWPFFDHIDWNTGLTELTGHVCPSGLYHLHNMQRRPGPVQEAFKSLIQHPPADTGHRTFPFCPGVTS, via the coding sequence ATGAGCACGTTCTGGTGGGGGGTTGGCATTGAAAACACCAGCATGCCCGACATGGGCGTGAACGAACTCCTCATGACCGACCACCAGAACCACTGGCGTGAAGACCTGCAAAAGGCAAAAGACCTGGGGGTGCAGTTCATCCGCCATGGTCTGCCCTGGGACATGCAGCACCCTGAAAAAGACCGTTACGACTGGTCCTGGACCGATCAGGTCATTTCAGAAATGCAGGCCCTGGGCTTGACCCCCATCTGGGATTTGATTCACTTCGGGACCCCTGCATGGCTGGAAAACGGGTTTCTGAACCCGGATTACCCTGCAGAACTGGCCCGTTACGCCCGTGACTTTGCGGCACGTTATCCCCAGATCACCCTCTTCACCCCGTTCAATGAGCCTTACATCTGCGCTTTTTTCAGAGGGGGCAATGGGACCTGGCCTCCGTATGGCACCAGTGCCCGCACTTTTGTGGATCTGCTGGTGCCCATCATCGAAAGCATCCGGCAGACGGTGCAGTCCATTCAGCAGGTGAACCCCTCGGCCCAGTTCTGGCTCAACGATGGGGCCGACGGTTTCCGGGCACTCGATGCTGGCGTGCAGAGTCTGGCAGATGAGCTCACACAGTACCGTTTTATCGCGCTGGATGTGCTGCTGGGCAAAGCCAATGTGGACAGCTGGACCGCAAAGTTTCTGCTGCAAAACGGGGTTTCCCAGAACTGGCTGGACTCTTTTCTGGAGGCACCCGTGCAAATCGACATGATCGGACTGGATTACTACCCTGGTTCTGAACACGTGATTTTCACGCCCAGAGGCCCCAAACCGGCCTCGGATTGGGGAAGGCGCACCGATTACCGTCTGGACGCAGACTCCACTCCTCCCGGACTGGGCGAAACCCTCAGGCTGTACCACCAGCGCTACCAGAAACCCGTTTATGTGGCCGAAACCAGCTCAGACCGGGACCAGCAGGAGTGGTTGAATTACAGCACCTCCGAAGTGGCACGGGTCAGGGCAGAGGGGATTGAGGTGGTTGCATACACGTGGTGGCCTTTCTTTGACCACATCGACTGGAACACCGGACTCACCGAATTGACCGGGCATGTGTGCCCCTCCGGGCTGTACCACCTGCACAACATGCAGCGCAGACCCGGTCCCGTGCAGGAAGCCTTCAAAAGCCTGATCCAGCACCCTCCAGCAGACACCGGACACCGGACTTTTCCCTTCTGTCCCGGAGTGACCTCATGA
- a CDS encoding carbohydrate ABC transporter permease, whose protein sequence is MTTQPQLPQPTSRKRRVPREIPRFVVLALLALLFLAPIYWMLSTSFKPESDTISLPIQWWPKNFTLQNYTEIFNSPDGNIGRWTLNSVFTSLSYTLLHLLFSVLAAYPLARMRFPGRDAWFWFVISSMMVPGIVTLIPSYIMMINLNWIDSYHALIWPGVSGAFGVFLLRQFFMSIPGELEEAAVLDGANSWQILWRVIVPLSVPVLVTLAVFAFMGSWNNYVWPLFVVHGDLQTLPVGITSFSSRYTTDYGKLMAGTAIASIPVLVAYLIGQRYLEQGLSAGGSKE, encoded by the coding sequence ATGACCACCCAGCCGCAACTCCCACAGCCAACCTCACGCAAACGCCGGGTTCCCCGTGAAATTCCCCGTTTTGTGGTGCTGGCCCTGCTGGCCCTGCTGTTCCTGGCCCCGATTTACTGGATGCTCTCCACCAGCTTCAAACCCGAGTCTGACACCATCAGTCTGCCCATCCAGTGGTGGCCCAAGAACTTCACCCTGCAGAACTACACCGAGATCTTCAATTCGCCCGATGGCAACATTGGCCGCTGGACGCTCAACTCGGTGTTCACCAGTCTGTCTTACACCTTGCTGCACCTGCTGTTCAGTGTGCTGGCCGCCTATCCGCTGGCCCGCATGCGGTTTCCAGGCCGGGATGCATGGTTCTGGTTCGTGATCTCTTCCATGATGGTTCCCGGAATCGTGACCCTGATTCCCAGTTACATCATGATGATCAACCTCAACTGGATTGACAGCTACCACGCCCTGATCTGGCCCGGTGTGTCGGGTGCTTTCGGGGTGTTCCTGCTCAGGCAGTTCTTCATGAGCATTCCCGGAGAACTGGAAGAAGCCGCTGTACTGGACGGAGCCAACTCCTGGCAGATTTTGTGGCGGGTGATCGTTCCCCTCTCCGTTCCCGTGCTGGTCACGCTGGCTGTGTTTGCCTTCATGGGAAGCTGGAACAACTACGTCTGGCCGCTCTTTGTGGTGCACGGTGATTTGCAGACCCTGCCTGTGGGCATCACCTCCTTTTCCAGCCGCTACACCACCGATTACGGCAAGCTGATGGCCGGAACCGCCATTGCCTCCATTCCCGTGCTGGTCGCCTACCTGATTGGACAGCGTTACCTGGAGCAGGGCCTCTCTGCCGGAGGAAGCAAAGAATGA
- a CDS encoding carbohydrate ABC transporter permease, whose amino-acid sequence MSDMTTKTAVPRKRSRRSSYNTGHPIVPWLYLLPHAIFFLGFIIFPVFYGLYISMHRWDPLLESQPFVGLEFYANLFKAGTPQSEFFWKTFINTAIFTVVSVPLLVGTSITLAVLLFKPIFGRAFFRSIFFMPGILSVSVMGILWKWLFENQSGLVNIILTEYLHLPGIPFLTTEGWAWVPIVLGTVWWTIGFNMTLYLAAMNNISKAIYEAAELDGATAFQQFRFITWPNLSSTTLFVVVTTVLGSFQLFGQPQLITGGGPVRSTQSVIMYITEEAFSNNQFSSAAAMAFMFGLIMLIFTAFQFWLQTRELRGSKK is encoded by the coding sequence ATGAGCGACATGACCACCAAAACTGCAGTCCCCAGAAAACGCAGCAGACGGAGTTCCTACAACACCGGACATCCCATTGTGCCCTGGCTGTACCTGCTGCCCCACGCGATTTTTTTCCTTGGTTTCATCATTTTCCCGGTGTTTTATGGGCTGTACATCAGCATGCACCGTTGGGATCCCTTATTGGAAAGCCAGCCCTTTGTCGGACTGGAATTTTATGCCAACCTGTTCAAGGCGGGCACCCCACAAAGCGAGTTCTTCTGGAAGACCTTTATCAACACTGCCATTTTTACGGTGGTCAGCGTGCCCCTGCTTGTGGGCACCTCCATCACCCTGGCGGTTTTGCTGTTCAAACCCATTTTTGGACGTGCCTTTTTCCGCAGCATCTTCTTCATGCCCGGCATCTTGTCTGTTTCTGTAATGGGCATCCTCTGGAAGTGGCTCTTTGAAAACCAGAGCGGTCTGGTCAACATCATCCTCACCGAGTACCTGCACCTTCCCGGAATTCCCTTCCTGACCACCGAAGGCTGGGCCTGGGTGCCGATTGTGCTGGGAACAGTGTGGTGGACCATCGGCTTCAACATGACCCTCTACCTCGCCGCCATGAACAACATCTCCAAAGCCATCTACGAGGCGGCGGAACTGGACGGGGCCACGGCATTCCAGCAGTTCAGGTTCATCACCTGGCCCAACTTGTCCTCCACAACTTTGTTTGTGGTGGTGACCACCGTGCTGGGCTCCTTCCAGCTGTTCGGGCAACCGCAACTGATCACCGGGGGCGGCCCTGTGCGCTCCACCCAGTCTGTGATCATGTACATCACCGAAGAGGCATTCTCCAACAACCAGTTTTCCAGCGCTGCGGCCATGGCCTTCATGTTCGGTCTGATCATGCTGATCTTCACCGCCTTCCAGTTCTGGCTGCAAACCCGTGAACTCAGAGGGAGCAAGAAATGA
- a CDS encoding ABC transporter substrate-binding protein, with protein sequence MKLKPLTLILAIAAASTAHAEYTGPKVEITYLHGFTGPDRPVMEALVKKFNDTHPNITVKASAQPWGTTWQQLAPLVASGRASDVVVINEDQVTGFIARGALTPLTSADLKAGGITKANFYGPLWKTADYKGRSYGVPVHSVALAMYYNKDLMKKYGINKVPTNRAEFLAAAKACTVDKNGKNPGEAGFDPKNLNTWANGVVNGWMGGTIAYSVLRQNGVNLVDKDLNAAFNTAAGQEAIQFLADQITKYQTSPANATEQSEINAFRQGKTCFNFNGVWMLEQYKGQAGLNFGVAPFPQLGTKMKAAWGGSSHLTLPKQRAGYDKNKRLAALEFIGWLTEPEQNLTWTSTGGLPTQAKVAADKSYDTNPINGLFEGLPNVYATSGYPWVGQVRGAWDAAVEAAILGKKSVKEALEDGQNEANKQIDQARKSLQ encoded by the coding sequence ATGAAACTCAAACCCCTTACCCTGATTCTGGCCATTGCCGCTGCATCCACCGCCCACGCTGAATACACTGGTCCCAAAGTGGAAATCACCTACCTGCACGGCTTTACGGGCCCTGACCGTCCGGTCATGGAAGCCCTGGTCAAGAAGTTCAACGACACCCACCCCAACATCACGGTGAAAGCCAGCGCACAGCCCTGGGGCACCACCTGGCAGCAGCTTGCTCCCCTGGTGGCTTCGGGCCGCGCCTCCGATGTGGTGGTCATCAACGAAGACCAGGTGACCGGATTCATTGCCCGTGGCGCACTCACCCCCCTGACCAGTGCAGACCTCAAAGCAGGCGGCATCACCAAGGCCAACTTTTACGGCCCCCTCTGGAAAACCGCTGATTACAAAGGCCGCAGCTACGGGGTTCCCGTGCACAGCGTGGCCCTGGCCATGTACTACAACAAGGACCTGATGAAGAAGTACGGCATCAACAAGGTCCCCACCAACCGTGCAGAATTCCTGGCCGCTGCCAAGGCCTGCACCGTGGACAAAAACGGCAAGAACCCCGGAGAAGCCGGATTTGATCCCAAGAACCTCAACACCTGGGCCAACGGTGTGGTCAACGGCTGGATGGGCGGCACCATCGCCTACTCCGTGCTGCGCCAGAACGGTGTGAACCTGGTGGACAAAGACCTCAATGCGGCCTTCAACACCGCTGCAGGTCAGGAAGCCATCCAGTTCCTGGCAGACCAGATCACCAAGTACCAGACCTCTCCTGCCAACGCCACCGAGCAGAGCGAAATCAACGCCTTCCGCCAGGGCAAAACCTGCTTCAACTTCAACGGCGTGTGGATGCTGGAACAGTACAAAGGTCAGGCAGGTCTGAACTTCGGTGTGGCCCCCTTCCCACAACTGGGCACCAAGATGAAAGCCGCCTGGGGCGGAAGCAGCCATCTGACCCTGCCCAAACAGCGCGCTGGTTACGACAAGAACAAGCGTCTGGCTGCCCTGGAATTCATCGGCTGGCTGACCGAACCCGAGCAGAACCTGACCTGGACCAGCACCGGTGGCCTCCCCACCCAGGCCAAAGTCGCAGCAGACAAGTCCTACGACACCAACCCCATCAACGGGCTGTTTGAAGGCCTGCCCAACGTGTACGCCACCTCCGGTTACCCCTGGGTCGGTCAGGTGCGCGGTGCATGGGACGCTGCCGTGGAAGCTGCCATCCTGGGCAAGAAGTCCGTTAAAGAGGCCCTGGAAGACGGCCAGAACGAGGCCAACAAGCAGATCGATCAGGCCCGCAAGTCCCTGCAATAA
- a CDS encoding glycoside hydrolase family 2 protein, whose translation MPIDALHPRPQLQRASWVSLDGWWQFSTDPALLHSHPQTVEFSQNILVPYAPESPRSGIQDETPHHSVWYRTHFTLTEALLPAATERLILHFGAVDFDARVWVNGQFVGEHSGGYTPFQLDITPYAQSEILEIAVQARDYPTDLSIPRGKQDWLDQPHGIWYPRTTGIWRTVWLEKVPAARIEKIHWTANLERFQIGYRMSLKLTQTAKVQVRLFLRGELIAEDATLVKQGHLERIIHLPDPGIDDARDDFLWSPEHPQLIEAEITLLSLENQVLDQASSYTALRSVTSRDNRFYLNGRPYYLRLALDQGYWKDGHMTASPEELRQDVELTRRLGFNGVRKHQKIEDPRYLYQADVQGLVVWTEMPSPYAFTPEAVERTTREWLKVLDRDRSHPCVVAWVTFNESWGVPDLPVYEEQQQFVKALYHLTRTLDTSRLVVGNDGWEHVVTDIFSIHDYEARPDVLRQNFQDLQSVQKLMPGNRKLTVADCQITDQPYMLTEFGGIAYTETPQKGWGYSTASSSDDFIQRYEKLLAAVHDSKALSGFCYTQLTDTFQEINGVLYMDRTPKAAIERFAQANLGRPLAQNNPLNYSHRWLAKQPQQPQSETPQTH comes from the coding sequence ATGCCGATAGATGCATTGCACCCCAGACCACAGCTTCAGCGTGCCTCCTGGGTGTCTCTGGACGGATGGTGGCAGTTCAGCACGGACCCCGCGCTGCTGCATTCCCATCCTCAAACCGTCGAATTTTCTCAAAACATTCTGGTTCCCTACGCCCCCGAATCCCCCAGAAGCGGCATCCAGGACGAAACCCCCCACCACAGCGTGTGGTACCGAACCCACTTCACCCTCACCGAGGCCCTGCTTCCCGCAGCCACCGAGCGCCTGATCCTGCATTTTGGTGCAGTGGACTTTGACGCCCGTGTGTGGGTCAACGGCCAGTTTGTGGGCGAGCACAGCGGTGGGTACACCCCTTTTCAACTGGACATCACCCCTTACGCACAGTCCGAAATCCTGGAAATCGCAGTGCAGGCCAGAGATTACCCCACCGACCTCTCCATTCCCAGAGGCAAGCAGGACTGGCTGGACCAGCCGCACGGCATCTGGTACCCCCGCACCACCGGCATCTGGAGAACCGTCTGGCTGGAAAAAGTGCCTGCAGCGCGCATTGAAAAAATCCACTGGACGGCCAACCTTGAGCGTTTTCAGATTGGTTACCGGATGTCCCTGAAACTCACCCAGACCGCAAAAGTGCAGGTGCGCCTGTTTTTACGGGGTGAATTGATTGCAGAGGACGCCACCCTGGTGAAACAGGGCCATCTGGAGCGCATCATCCACCTGCCAGACCCCGGCATCGACGATGCCCGCGACGATTTCCTCTGGAGCCCCGAACACCCCCAGCTCATTGAGGCTGAAATCACCCTGCTGAGCCTGGAAAACCAGGTGCTGGATCAGGCTTCCTCTTACACTGCCCTGCGCAGCGTGACCAGCCGCGACAACCGCTTCTACCTCAATGGCCGTCCGTATTACCTGCGTCTGGCTCTGGATCAGGGCTACTGGAAAGACGGTCACATGACCGCCAGCCCTGAAGAACTGCGCCAGGATGTGGAACTCACCAGAAGGCTCGGATTCAACGGGGTGCGCAAGCACCAGAAAATTGAAGACCCCCGTTACCTCTATCAGGCAGATGTGCAGGGTCTGGTGGTCTGGACCGAAATGCCCAGCCCATATGCCTTCACCCCCGAAGCGGTAGAACGCACCACCAGAGAATGGCTGAAGGTGCTGGACCGGGACCGCTCCCACCCTTGTGTGGTGGCCTGGGTCACCTTCAATGAGTCCTGGGGCGTGCCTGATCTGCCCGTTTACGAGGAGCAGCAGCAGTTCGTGAAAGCCCTGTACCACCTCACCCGCACCCTGGACACCAGCCGTCTGGTGGTGGGCAACGATGGTTGGGAGCATGTGGTCACCGATATTTTCTCCATCCATGACTACGAAGCCCGACCTGATGTGCTCAGACAGAACTTTCAGGACCTGCAGTCCGTGCAGAAACTGATGCCCGGAAACCGCAAACTCACCGTGGCAGACTGCCAGATCACCGACCAGCCTTACATGCTCACCGAATTTGGCGGCATTGCCTACACCGAAACCCCACAAAAAGGCTGGGGATACAGCACCGCCAGCAGCAGCGATGACTTCATCCAGCGCTACGAGAAACTGCTGGCCGCCGTGCACGACAGCAAAGCCCTTTCTGGTTTCTGTTACACCCAGCTCACAGACACCTTCCAGGAAATCAACGGTGTGCTCTACATGGACCGCACCCCCAAAGCCGCCATCGAGCGTTTTGCCCAGGCCAACCTGGGACGCCCACTGGCCCAGAACAACCCCCTGAATTACTCGCACAGGTGGCTTGCAAAGCAGCCCCAGCAACCCCAGTCTGAAACCCCACAGACCCATTGA
- a CDS encoding ArsR/SmtB family transcription factor, translating to MGISGNRVLYIDGDSSLHVLKALASDTRLLILSLLSHNPMNISELAETMGLPHSTVNFNLNQLQEAGLISVQYEPGSRGSQKLCAKKYDEIILKLPGANVEAETDTVTVSMPIGNYRNFDIKPTCGLASESKIIGMFDDPRSFFEPDHVYAQILWFGEGFVEYAFPNNLPYGSVAHSLVLSMEICSEAPQYDPDWPSDITLWLNDIEVGTWTCPGDFGGTRGRLTPAWWLEDQTMYGLLKHWQVTEDGSFIDGEKLSGVSLVDLHLGSKNHIKVKIGVKDDARHKGGVNLFGRKFGNYEQDLVMRMAYRFPQDKPRVKVR from the coding sequence ATGGGCATTTCTGGAAACCGTGTGCTGTACATCGATGGCGATTCATCCCTCCACGTGCTGAAGGCACTTGCCTCTGACACCCGTCTGCTGATCCTCAGCCTGCTGTCCCACAACCCCATGAACATCAGCGAACTGGCCGAAACCATGGGCCTCCCCCACTCCACGGTGAACTTCAACCTCAACCAGTTGCAGGAAGCCGGACTGATCAGCGTGCAGTACGAACCCGGATCGCGCGGCTCACAGAAACTCTGTGCCAAAAAGTACGACGAGATCATCCTGAAACTGCCAGGAGCGAATGTTGAAGCGGAAACCGATACCGTCACGGTATCCATGCCCATCGGAAATTACCGTAACTTTGACATCAAACCCACCTGCGGTCTGGCCAGCGAAAGCAAGATCATCGGGATGTTCGACGACCCCAGAAGCTTCTTTGAACCCGACCACGTGTATGCCCAGATTCTGTGGTTCGGAGAGGGTTTTGTGGAATATGCCTTTCCCAACAACCTGCCTTACGGCTCGGTGGCCCATTCGCTGGTGCTCTCCATGGAAATCTGTTCTGAGGCCCCCCAGTACGACCCGGACTGGCCTTCAGACATCACTTTGTGGCTGAACGACATTGAGGTCGGAACCTGGACCTGTCCAGGCGATTTCGGTGGCACCAGGGGCAGGCTCACTCCTGCCTGGTGGCTGGAAGACCAGACCATGTACGGCCTGCTGAAACACTGGCAGGTCACTGAAGATGGCAGCTTCATCGATGGTGAGAAACTGTCTGGGGTGTCCCTGGTGGACCTGCACCTGGGCTCCAAAAACCACATCAAGGTCAAAATCGGGGTCAAGGACGATGCCCGCCACAAAGGCGGAGTGAACCTGTTCGGGCGCAAATTCGGCAATTACGAGCAGGATCTGGTGATGCGCATGGCGTACCGTTTTCCGCAGGACAAACCCCGGGTCAAGGTGCGGTAA